A window of Haliscomenobacter hydrossis DSM 1100 contains these coding sequences:
- a CDS encoding Ig-like domain-containing protein yields the protein MMVRLIRVWVIFLAALYSCATPQPPIGGPKDETPPRIDTARSTPNYQVNFTKQPIELIFNEWIQQPQDVAKQVVVSPPIRYMSSLLKLKGKALIVEFDDREVLQEKVTYTINFGEAIKDLSEGNAAKDLRFVFSTGPVLDSLGMQGEVRDFITQKPLENILVMAYDQLNDSIVKKERPLYFGKTDKEGKFYIKNMRGGKFKIFALEDSNQPYLYDAPNEKIAFADSLVSTAPDSSTNIALRIFTELPTLRLLNTDTKRYGLVNLQFNQVPQDIQIAAVTPGIQTRTEIVKDTLKIWYAGETTAANWFLNVRKDSTFKDTLRLKTFAPETYLRTAKLLLQNADSKEFQRQNPEKSLVLTFNHPLNTFDISKLLVIEDSTRQVSPSMIEIDSLNSRKLIIQYKWAEERKYQIRFAPGAVRDLYGLGFRDTVRYNLQAMPRKNYGNMDLKIENLDSTRTYVMELLQGEMPEPVQREVISGKNQVRFLYKTMEPAQYKVKLIEDQDRNGQWDTGSYFKHRQPEPIYIRDLDALRPNWDMDVTVDWEARKQLPKN from the coding sequence ATGATGGTACGACTAATCCGCGTTTGGGTGATTTTTTTGGCAGCATTGTACAGCTGCGCTACCCCACAGCCACCCATTGGTGGCCCTAAAGACGAAACTCCTCCGCGGATCGACACTGCGCGAAGTACACCAAATTATCAGGTAAACTTTACCAAACAACCCATTGAATTGATCTTCAATGAGTGGATCCAACAACCCCAGGATGTGGCCAAACAAGTCGTCGTTTCGCCACCCATCCGCTACATGAGCTCCTTATTGAAGTTGAAAGGAAAAGCCTTGATTGTGGAATTCGACGACCGGGAAGTGCTCCAGGAAAAAGTGACCTACACCATCAATTTTGGTGAGGCCATCAAAGACCTGAGCGAAGGCAATGCCGCCAAGGATCTCCGTTTTGTTTTTTCAACTGGCCCGGTATTGGATTCTCTGGGCATGCAGGGCGAAGTCCGGGATTTTATCACCCAAAAGCCATTGGAGAATATCCTGGTCATGGCGTATGACCAGCTCAATGACTCGATTGTAAAAAAAGAAAGACCGCTTTATTTTGGTAAAACCGACAAGGAAGGCAAATTTTACATCAAAAACATGCGCGGGGGAAAGTTCAAAATTTTTGCCCTTGAGGATTCCAACCAACCTTACCTCTATGATGCGCCCAACGAAAAAATTGCTTTTGCTGATTCCCTGGTGAGCACTGCGCCAGATTCAAGTACCAATATTGCCCTGCGAATTTTTACCGAACTCCCCACTTTACGCTTACTCAACACCGATACCAAACGCTACGGATTGGTCAATTTACAGTTCAACCAAGTGCCTCAAGACATCCAAATCGCAGCGGTCACCCCGGGTATTCAAACCCGTACCGAAATTGTAAAGGACACCCTAAAAATTTGGTACGCCGGCGAAACGACTGCTGCAAACTGGTTCCTCAATGTGCGCAAAGACAGTACCTTTAAGGATACCCTCCGACTAAAAACTTTTGCCCCTGAAACGTACTTGCGGACAGCAAAACTTCTGTTGCAAAACGCGGATTCTAAGGAATTCCAGCGACAAAACCCCGAAAAATCACTGGTCTTGACCTTTAATCATCCCCTCAACACCTTCGATATCAGTAAATTGTTGGTGATAGAGGATAGCACGCGACAGGTGTCGCCATCCATGATTGAAATAGATAGCCTCAACTCCAGAAAGTTGATCATCCAATACAAATGGGCGGAAGAGCGCAAATACCAAATCCGCTTTGCACCCGGTGCGGTGCGTGACCTCTATGGTTTGGGCTTTAGAGACACCGTACGGTATAACCTGCAAGCCATGCCCCGCAAGAATTATGGCAACATGGACCTGAAGATTGAAAACCTGGATTCTACGCGTACCTACGTCATGGAATTACTGCAAGGAGAGATGCCCGAACCTGTTCAACGTGAAGTCATTAGTGGAAAAAACCAGGTTCGTTTTTTGTACAAAACCATGGAACCCGCGCAGTACAAGGTAAAACTCATCGAAGACCAGGACCGCAATGGGCAATGGGATACAGGTAGTTATTTCAAACACCGCCAACCTGAACCCATCTACATCCGGGATCTGGATGCCCTGCGCCCCAACTGGGACATGGATGTGACAGTAGACTGGGAGGCGCGGAAACAGTTGCCGAAGAATTGA
- a CDS encoding T9SS type A sorting domain-containing protein: protein MNRLFLLTLFWSIALIGLAKSTVPVVDTVIVQRYDTICQGDTLKLYGLNYIKTGRYQYIFNTIKPIGVTKVVINLWVRQRVKSERFDTLCQGDQLMVGNQQFSSTGTYSIVFPPYKIRCDSVVTLHLFILPIFTQKVRISLCLGDTMQLGPEKFYYPAITTLRYNAKNGCDSIILYQIDMLDTFRTQLAAVACKGARVKVGNTQITASNSGTFRYNFAPTAQRCDSLVELKLTVRDTFLTKVQEGICVGNTRQLGPLTLSQSGIYRYTFPSNQRRCDSTVVLDLRLIPKQEKNIQPEICEGDTLKIGPERFSLAGNYRVSLRTKADCDSIINLNLRVRPRLRSNLSASICTGEKYPFGSRFLTQKGIYMDTLSSRMSGCDSIVRLDLQVESVERNIINRAICKGESYSFDGKSLRTAGVYVDTLRSTSVCPIIFELHLKINPVFHDTIRATICQGEVYRFGPSNYSKAGFYPYRLKTTQGCDSVRYLQLKVLPSYRDTMLTPICVGDTFRFGQLKFFKEGLYPIRFNARNGCDSSLVVKIVHYPLQRDTFPVALCAGDTFRLGRLKFFQTGMYPISLRDQNSCDSTLYIQVTRQPTYQLNVTQAICGGRSLRFGTQILSRTGLYTETFRTRAGCDSIVTLRLNMEQVDTSVAQGGILLSASTASNIRRYEWIDCGSQQVLSRLSSPFFLPERNGRYAVRLYTDTCVYTSGCHSVQLSTATRQLDFSKQIQVYPNPTAGRISVVVPAPLVGLHYLDWYSAEGRLLRREKVRLNPSNNFDLSGFSAGLYLLHIRDAEGKVMALVKIFKIL, encoded by the coding sequence ATGAACCGATTATTCTTACTTACACTCTTTTGGAGCATTGCTTTAATTGGACTTGCCAAGAGCACAGTACCAGTAGTGGACACTGTAATCGTGCAACGTTACGATACCATTTGTCAGGGTGACACCCTTAAACTTTATGGCCTGAACTATATCAAAACTGGCCGTTATCAGTATATTTTTAATACAATCAAACCCATCGGGGTGACCAAAGTAGTCATCAATTTATGGGTTCGGCAAAGGGTTAAATCAGAAAGATTTGATACCCTCTGTCAAGGGGATCAGCTCATGGTCGGCAATCAACAATTTTCCAGTACAGGTACTTACAGCATTGTTTTTCCTCCTTATAAAATCCGCTGCGATTCCGTAGTTACCTTGCACCTTTTCATTTTGCCCATCTTCACGCAAAAAGTGCGAATTTCCTTATGTCTGGGCGATACGATGCAACTGGGGCCTGAAAAATTCTACTACCCGGCGATAACCACACTCCGGTACAATGCTAAAAATGGCTGCGATTCCATCATACTTTATCAGATTGATATGCTGGATACTTTCCGAACCCAACTTGCTGCCGTGGCTTGCAAAGGTGCACGTGTCAAGGTCGGCAATACCCAGATCACCGCTAGCAATAGTGGTACTTTCCGGTATAATTTTGCGCCCACTGCACAACGTTGTGACTCTTTGGTAGAGCTGAAACTCACGGTACGCGATACCTTTTTAACCAAAGTACAAGAAGGCATTTGTGTCGGTAACACCCGTCAATTAGGGCCATTAACCTTGAGTCAAAGTGGCATTTATCGGTATACTTTCCCCTCCAACCAGCGGCGTTGTGACTCTACCGTGGTATTGGATTTGCGGCTGATTCCTAAACAGGAAAAAAACATTCAGCCCGAGATCTGTGAAGGAGACACTCTGAAAATTGGCCCTGAACGCTTCTCCCTCGCTGGCAATTACCGGGTAAGTTTACGCACTAAAGCGGATTGCGATTCCATCATCAACCTGAACTTGCGGGTACGTCCCCGTCTGCGCAGCAATTTATCCGCCAGCATTTGTACGGGTGAAAAGTACCCTTTTGGCTCACGTTTTTTGACCCAAAAAGGCATTTACATGGATACTTTATCCTCCCGAATGAGTGGTTGCGATTCTATTGTTCGGCTAGATCTGCAAGTAGAAAGTGTTGAACGAAACATCATCAACCGTGCCATCTGCAAAGGAGAAAGTTATTCTTTCGATGGCAAAAGCCTGCGCACTGCCGGGGTATATGTTGATACTTTGCGCAGCACCAGTGTATGCCCGATTATTTTTGAACTGCATTTAAAAATTAATCCCGTTTTTCACGATACCATCCGGGCTACCATTTGTCAGGGAGAGGTGTATAGATTTGGCCCCAGCAATTATAGCAAAGCGGGTTTTTATCCCTACCGACTCAAAACGACACAAGGTTGTGACTCGGTCCGCTATTTGCAGCTCAAGGTTCTGCCCAGTTATCGCGACACCATGCTTACGCCCATTTGTGTCGGAGATACTTTTCGTTTTGGTCAGCTCAAGTTTTTTAAAGAAGGGCTATATCCCATTCGCTTCAATGCCCGCAATGGTTGTGATTCTTCGCTGGTGGTCAAAATTGTACATTATCCCCTGCAACGGGATACTTTTCCCGTTGCGCTTTGCGCCGGGGACACCTTTCGCTTGGGGCGGCTGAAATTTTTCCAAACCGGCATGTACCCCATTTCGCTGCGTGATCAAAATTCCTGTGATTCAACCTTGTACATTCAGGTTACCCGCCAACCCACTTATCAACTGAATGTGACGCAAGCCATCTGTGGTGGCCGTAGCTTGCGTTTTGGGACACAAATCCTTTCCCGTACTGGCTTGTATACCGAAACTTTCCGTACGCGTGCGGGTTGTGACTCCATAGTTACGCTGAGGCTCAATATGGAACAGGTAGATACCAGCGTTGCCCAAGGCGGGATTTTGTTGAGCGCCTCCACGGCCTCCAACATTCGGCGTTATGAATGGATCGATTGTGGGAGTCAACAAGTGCTGTCCCGTTTGTCGAGTCCTTTCTTTTTGCCCGAGCGCAATGGTCGCTACGCGGTGCGTTTGTACACCGATACTTGCGTGTATACTTCCGGCTGTCACAGCGTGCAGCTGAGTACGGCCACCCGGCAACTTGATTTTTCCAAACAGATCCAGGTTTATCCTAATCCCACGGCGGGGCGCATCTCCGTGGTGGTTCCGGCTCCTTTAGTGGGTTTGCACTATTTGGATTGGTATAGCGCCGAGGGGCGTCTATTGCGGCGAGAAAAAGTCCGGCTGAATCCCTCAAATAATTTCGATTTGTCCGGTTTCTCCGCTGGTTTGTATTTGTTGCATATTCGAGACGCGGAGGGTAAGGTGATGGCTTTGGTGAAAATTTTTAAAATACTTTAA
- a CDS encoding OsmC family protein, producing MQIKRSATARWEGSGKTGNGIMSTQSTVLHDAQYSYNTRFEDGIGTNPEELIGAAHAGCFSMKLAFVLQAAGFTADSIDTKATVVLEGGGITAVQLETSVKVPGVSLAQLEEFTADAKANCPVSKLLNAEITLTTILL from the coding sequence AGATCAGCTACTGCTCGCTGGGAAGGCTCCGGCAAAACGGGCAACGGCATCATGAGCACCCAAAGCACCGTATTGCATGATGCTCAGTACAGCTACAATACCCGTTTTGAAGACGGAATTGGCACCAACCCCGAAGAATTGATCGGTGCAGCCCACGCCGGTTGTTTTTCTATGAAACTGGCTTTTGTCCTGCAAGCCGCTGGCTTTACTGCCGATAGCATTGATACCAAAGCAACCGTGGTACTGGAAGGTGGCGGCATTACTGCCGTACAACTGGAAACTTCAGTTAAAGTACCCGGAGTGAGTCTGGCACAATTGGAAGAATTCACGGCTGATGCCAAGGCAAACTGCCCGGTATCGAAGTTGTTGAATGCTGAAATTACGTTGACGACTATTTTGTTATAA
- a CDS encoding TIGR03643 family protein: MKIIEKHQLQSADIDRIVEMAWEDRTPFDAITLQFGLSEKEIIELMKFEMHPNNWKKWRARVQGRATKHSAKRDSGVKRFKSSRQRSISGNRMSKR; encoded by the coding sequence ATGAAAATCATTGAAAAACATCAACTACAAAGTGCCGACATCGACCGGATTGTGGAAATGGCCTGGGAAGATCGGACTCCTTTTGACGCCATCACCCTCCAATTTGGCCTCAGTGAAAAAGAAATCATCGAGCTGATGAAGTTTGAAATGCACCCCAACAACTGGAAAAAATGGCGGGCCAGGGTACAAGGAAGAGCGACCAAACACAGCGCCAAGCGCGATTCGGGGGTAAAACGCTTCAAATCCAGCCGACAACGCAGTATTTCTGGTAACCGCATGAGCAAACGGTAG
- a CDS encoding glucoamylase family protein: MRTCISAFLLFSCVAQFVIGQSRAPQLPPNEASEYINTVQQQTFKYFWDFAHPVSGLAPERNATPNVVTSGGSGFGIMAIVVGSYRGWITRAQAVDRILKITRFLEKAERFHGAWSHWLDGSTGKVVPFSRYDDGGDLVETAYLINGLLVARSFFDQNTKAETELRTRINRLWETVEWDWYVHNGLLHWHWSANHGWKMNHAIGGYNECFITYILAMGSPTHPITRQVYDDTWKKKEADHFINGKDYLGYKLPLGFDWGGPLFFAHYSYLSLDPRWMEDEHTNYWTLNVNQTMINRAHCIERAPNSYGYSERNWGLTASDDHLFYGAHQPTEDNGTISPTAALSSFPYTPYYSYQAMIYFYRTQGNRLFGDLGFYDAYNAKESWYSNQYLAIDQGPIVIMIENYRSELIWKMGAKVKEMQAALLKMGIKRPDYPTGFYMYTPEVKSGMVHLMKHADEGRYIADFYVVGTEPVSLSLTHNKTNQTQMLADKKAFTTGAQQIRFSADYGDYTLVLTQGSKEIKLSVGLR; this comes from the coding sequence ATGAGAACCTGCATCAGCGCTTTCCTGCTATTCAGCTGCGTTGCGCAATTTGTGATTGGTCAGTCCAGAGCACCACAATTGCCGCCCAACGAAGCCAGCGAGTACATCAACACCGTACAACAACAAACCTTTAAATATTTCTGGGATTTCGCCCATCCCGTTTCGGGCCTAGCGCCCGAACGCAACGCCACGCCCAATGTGGTGACCAGCGGCGGCAGCGGTTTTGGCATCATGGCCATTGTGGTCGGGAGCTACCGCGGCTGGATCACCCGTGCCCAAGCCGTAGATCGCATACTCAAAATCACCCGTTTTTTGGAAAAAGCCGAGCGTTTTCATGGAGCCTGGTCGCATTGGCTCGACGGATCAACCGGAAAAGTAGTGCCTTTTAGTCGATATGATGATGGTGGAGATTTGGTGGAAACCGCTTACCTGATCAACGGGCTCCTCGTGGCGCGTTCTTTTTTTGACCAAAACACCAAAGCCGAAACAGAGCTCCGCACCCGCATCAACCGACTTTGGGAAACGGTAGAATGGGATTGGTACGTCCACAACGGGCTCTTGCATTGGCATTGGAGTGCCAACCACGGCTGGAAAATGAACCACGCGATCGGTGGCTACAACGAATGTTTCATTACTTACATCCTGGCTATGGGATCGCCTACCCATCCGATCACCCGCCAAGTATATGACGATACCTGGAAAAAAAAGGAAGCAGATCACTTTATCAATGGCAAAGACTATTTGGGGTACAAACTTCCCCTGGGTTTTGATTGGGGCGGGCCGCTCTTTTTTGCCCATTACTCCTACTTAAGTCTGGACCCGCGCTGGATGGAAGATGAACATACCAATTACTGGACCCTCAACGTAAACCAAACCATGATCAATCGTGCACACTGCATCGAGCGAGCGCCCAATTCATACGGCTACTCGGAGCGAAACTGGGGCCTTACGGCCAGTGACGACCACCTGTTTTATGGTGCACACCAGCCCACTGAAGACAATGGCACCATTTCGCCTACGGCCGCGTTGTCTTCTTTTCCTTATACACCTTATTATTCCTATCAAGCCATGATCTACTTTTACCGTACTCAAGGCAACCGTTTGTTCGGCGATTTAGGGTTTTACGATGCGTACAACGCCAAAGAGAGCTGGTACTCCAATCAGTACCTGGCCATCGACCAGGGGCCGATTGTCATCATGATTGAAAATTACCGCTCCGAATTGATTTGGAAAATGGGGGCCAAAGTGAAAGAGATGCAAGCCGCATTGCTCAAAATGGGCATCAAACGCCCAGATTATCCTACCGGATTTTACATGTATACCCCCGAAGTAAAAAGTGGCATGGTGCATTTGATGAAACATGCCGACGAAGGCCGCTATATCGCGGACTTTTATGTTGTGGGTACTGAACCGGTAAGTTTGAGTCTCACCCATAACAAAACCAATCAGACGCAAATGTTGGCTGATAAAAAAGCGTTCACAACCGGCGCCCAACAAATACGCTTCAGCGCCGATTATGGTGATTATACGCTAGTGTTGACCCAAGGAAGTAAAGAAATAAAACTCAGTGTGGGTTTGAGGTAA
- a CDS encoding gliding motility-associated C-terminal domain-containing protein — MLHKTYHALFYVLFLVLWQVFLYGQNLPSPCGDVVQEYSYAYHVPKLTSRFKVANNGDLMAGGWGNSAAYKAVIMKWNAQEELEWIKKESSSDWNLWDVAPLSDGNWVYLKKHRDSTNWVELIKINPEGELLWNRRFRLQPAFTFENQLISLEKTDGFLLNSFHSLTRFDGAGNLVWSRTLPDGVFLGGTQRSDGLVLVLTQEVSATASLLLLNDQGNVIKQNALNGIALEAALGAVYALTNNACMLRINDQNIGRLIQIDANLIPVWGKEIPNYRINSDLIISKNGDVFFPFYEFNKIDALAFDQQGNYLWSLKLQGFQPGSGITYGAPYLDGWKFFVPDLNFEAPAKSFLLKFSNTQLPEEGCFFTPGSPPGIKDIKLSISPGKVVLSNFLVKEIPSAAIIYETIASMRQIECRVANPCPEICDNDIDDNDDGLIDCADPTCNAVPKLDLGPDQLVCNNSITLLRTTADFTRYRWSDGTTDSTLTAFSAGLYWVDTWNTCGNLQSDSIRLNVQPLKEVELGADRNICAGDTLHLSIPGFTQLKWWPAQGLSCDTCQSILLKPDRNTRYYVTARFGNCSSMDSINITLEDCQSFTVYVPNVVSPSSTVNAQLHPFFSSRTELLTYQFEVYDRWGELVFRSQDTQQSWNGTKNGQWCNQGVYIWTLRVRYQENGQEKEAFKVGEVLLIR; from the coding sequence ATGCTCCACAAGACCTACCATGCTCTTTTTTATGTCCTGTTCCTGGTCTTGTGGCAAGTATTTCTGTATGGTCAAAACCTGCCTTCCCCTTGTGGAGATGTTGTACAAGAATATTCCTATGCGTACCATGTCCCAAAATTGACTAGTCGGTTCAAGGTAGCCAACAATGGCGATTTAATGGCAGGTGGCTGGGGCAATTCAGCAGCTTACAAGGCTGTAATTATGAAATGGAATGCCCAGGAAGAATTGGAGTGGATAAAAAAAGAAAGCAGTTCAGATTGGAACCTGTGGGATGTTGCTCCACTTTCTGATGGGAATTGGGTATACCTAAAAAAGCATAGAGACTCCACCAATTGGGTAGAATTGATCAAAATAAACCCCGAAGGTGAATTGCTTTGGAATCGCCGATTTCGTTTGCAGCCCGCCTTTACCTTTGAAAATCAACTCATCTCGCTTGAAAAAACCGATGGCTTTTTATTAAACTCGTTTCATAGCCTAACCCGGTTTGATGGAGCAGGTAATCTTGTATGGAGCAGAACGCTACCGGATGGGGTGTTTCTGGGTGGGACGCAACGATCTGATGGCCTGGTTCTGGTCCTCACGCAGGAAGTGTCAGCCACAGCCTCCTTGTTGCTGCTAAATGACCAGGGCAATGTCATTAAACAAAATGCACTGAATGGTATCGCCTTGGAGGCGGCTTTGGGGGCGGTTTATGCGTTGACGAACAATGCGTGCATGCTCCGCATCAACGACCAAAACATCGGCCGCTTGATCCAAATTGACGCCAATTTGATTCCTGTCTGGGGCAAAGAAATTCCCAATTATAGGATCAATAGTGATTTAATTATCTCAAAGAATGGGGATGTTTTTTTTCCATTTTATGAATTCAATAAAATCGATGCTTTGGCTTTTGATCAACAGGGTAACTATTTGTGGAGCCTAAAACTACAAGGATTCCAGCCAGGCTCTGGTATTACTTATGGCGCCCCGTATTTGGACGGCTGGAAATTTTTTGTTCCAGATTTGAACTTCGAAGCACCAGCGAAAAGTTTTTTATTAAAATTTTCCAATACTCAATTACCGGAAGAAGGATGCTTTTTTACCCCTGGATCTCCACCTGGTATTAAAGACATTAAACTTAGTATTTCCCCGGGAAAAGTTGTGCTCAGCAATTTTTTGGTTAAAGAGATCCCATCGGCCGCTATCATTTATGAAACCATTGCATCGATGCGCCAAATCGAATGCCGCGTTGCCAATCCCTGCCCCGAAATCTGTGACAATGACATCGACGACAACGACGACGGGCTCATCGATTGCGCCGATCCCACTTGTAACGCTGTACCCAAGCTTGATTTGGGTCCCGATCAATTGGTGTGTAACAACAGTATAACCCTGCTCCGAACTACTGCTGATTTTACCCGTTACCGCTGGTCTGATGGTACGACGGATAGCACACTCACGGCTTTTTCGGCAGGGCTGTATTGGGTTGATACCTGGAATACCTGTGGTAATTTGCAAAGCGATTCCATCCGTTTGAATGTGCAGCCTCTGAAGGAGGTGGAACTGGGGGCTGATCGCAACATTTGTGCTGGCGACACCCTGCATTTATCGATTCCCGGGTTCACGCAATTAAAATGGTGGCCGGCTCAAGGTTTGAGTTGTGACACCTGTCAAAGCATCCTGCTCAAGCCGGATAGGAATACCCGCTATTATGTGACGGCTCGGTTCGGCAATTGCAGTTCGATGGACTCAATCAACATCACGCTGGAAGATTGCCAATCCTTTACAGTATACGTACCCAATGTTGTGTCCCCCAGCAGTACAGTCAATGCCCAGCTTCATCCCTTTTTCTCCAGTCGGACAGAACTGCTTACTTATCAATTCGAAGTTTATGATCGTTGGGGAGAACTGGTGTTTCGCAGCCAGGATACTCAACAAAGCTGGAATGGAACCAAAAATGGCCAATGGTGCAATCAGGGAGTATACATTTGGACTTTGCGGGTACGCTATCAAGAGAATGGGCAAGAAAAAGAGGCGTTTAAAGTAGGCGAAGTGTTGCTCATCCGTTGA
- a CDS encoding ferritin translates to MISKKIESALNEQIALEAYASFLYLAMASWCNREGLDGCASFMHRQSDEERAHMLRIYTYLAETDGFALTPAIAQPPHEYDSVQAMFEKVYAHEQKVTQSINDLLSLSYAENDHSTLNFLQWYVEEQREEEALMRNILNKIRLIGSGGQSLYYIDKEVDKLNKTAIAQESTEEEN, encoded by the coding sequence ATGATTTCTAAAAAAATTGAAAGCGCCCTAAACGAACAAATTGCGCTGGAAGCATACGCCTCATTTTTATATTTGGCAATGGCTTCTTGGTGTAATCGGGAGGGTTTGGATGGTTGTGCCAGTTTTATGCACCGCCAATCCGATGAAGAACGGGCCCACATGTTGCGGATTTATACCTATTTGGCTGAAACCGATGGTTTTGCCCTAACACCGGCCATTGCCCAACCCCCACATGAGTATGACTCGGTTCAGGCTATGTTCGAAAAAGTGTATGCCCACGAGCAAAAAGTAACTCAATCGATCAATGATTTGCTCAGTTTGAGCTATGCTGAAAATGATCATTCTACTTTGAATTTTTTGCAGTGGTATGTCGAAGAGCAGAGAGAAGAAGAAGCGCTGATGCGCAATATTCTCAATAAAATTCGCCTGATTGGCAGTGGCGGTCAAAGTTTGTATTACATCGATAAAGAAGTGGACAAACTCAACAAAACGGCCATTGCACAGGAATCTACGGAAGAGGAGAACTAA